The following proteins come from a genomic window of Spirochaetota bacterium:
- a CDS encoding MFS transporter, with the protein MKRGIRSKAIPLTVIMLGLVSLFTDAATEMIYPLIPIFVATLGSGALILGIIEGVAETTASLLKLASGVISDAIGKRKLLVLIGYGISSIVRPLTAIVTGAWQIVFVRMADRVGKGIRTAPRDALIASSVDASIRGKSYGFHRAMDHTGAVIGPFLAILTLFIVFVIIGVNDVVTGLRITFAAAIIPGALAVGVIIFFVKEAKPAQGTGKIDLSPKGLSPNFFRYLAVALLFTLGNSSDAFLLFRVEEAMRESGALISIVQTIPPLAAIVNKFGDAATQAKVVTILFLPIIWAFFHIIKVIFATPLGALSDRIGRRTVIVAGWAIYAAVYIAFGLLDSFSPTMQLIMTFVLFAVYALFYSFTEGTEKAFVADLVPEKRRASAFGLYHFAVGIGALPASIIFGALYASLGARFAFSFGALLALAAMALMLGIVREGKKR; encoded by the coding sequence ATGAAACGCGGGATACGATCGAAAGCGATACCCTTGACCGTCATCATGCTCGGTCTGGTGAGCCTTTTCACCGACGCCGCCACGGAGATGATATATCCGCTCATTCCCATCTTCGTCGCAACGCTTGGTTCCGGCGCGCTCATACTCGGCATCATCGAGGGCGTGGCGGAAACGACGGCGTCGCTCTTAAAGCTCGCAAGCGGTGTCATATCGGATGCCATCGGCAAGCGAAAGCTCCTCGTGCTCATCGGCTACGGCATATCATCGATAGTCCGTCCGCTCACGGCGATAGTGACCGGTGCCTGGCAGATAGTCTTTGTGCGCATGGCGGACCGTGTGGGCAAAGGGATACGCACCGCGCCGCGCGATGCGCTCATCGCTTCTTCCGTCGACGCCTCGATACGCGGAAAGTCATATGGATTCCATCGAGCCATGGACCATACCGGCGCCGTGATAGGGCCGTTCCTCGCCATTCTCACGCTCTTTATCGTCTTTGTCATCATCGGCGTTAATGATGTTGTTACCGGACTACGCATCACGTTCGCCGCCGCCATCATACCGGGCGCGCTTGCCGTCGGCGTGATAATCTTCTTCGTCAAGGAAGCGAAACCCGCGCAGGGTACCGGGAAGATAGACCTCTCACCCAAGGGCTTGTCGCCGAATTTCTTCCGGTATCTTGCCGTCGCGCTCCTTTTCACGCTCGGTAATTCATCCGATGCATTCCTCCTCTTCCGCGTAGAAGAGGCCATGCGTGAAAGCGGCGCGCTCATTTCCATCGTGCAGACGATACCGCCGCTGGCGGCCATTGTCAATAAATTCGGCGACGCGGCGACGCAGGCGAAGGTCGTCACCATACTTTTTCTTCCGATCATCTGGGCTTTTTTCCATATCATAAAAGTGATATTCGCGACACCGCTCGGTGCGCTCTCCGACCGCATCGGCCGCCGCACGGTGATAGTCGCAGGCTGGGCGATATACGCCGCCGTATACATCGCTTTCGGCCTCCTCGATTCGTTCTCGCCGACCATGCAGCTTATCATGACATTCGTCCTCTTCGCCGTATACGCGCTCTTCTATTCATTCACCGAGGGAACGGAAAAAGCCTTCGTCGCTGACCTTGTCCCTGAGAAGCGCCGCGCGAGCGCGTTCGGGCTTTACCATTTCGCCGTCGGCATCGGTGCGCTCCCGGCGAGCATCATATTCGGGGCGCTCTATGCATCACTCGGAGCACGCTTCGCTTTCAGTTTCGGCGCACTGCTCGCACTTGCCGCCATGGCGCTCATGCTCGGTATCGTTCGCGAAGGAAAGAAACGGTGA